A portion of the Daphnia magna isolate NIES linkage group LG4, ASM2063170v1.1, whole genome shotgun sequence genome contains these proteins:
- the LOC116920017 gene encoding M-phase phosphoprotein 6 — translation MGPQRKKLLLSKNLLEMKFMKRTKEKTEKELEDEERQTAFANEITSAMLSHGSKFLMESSYAACENLSFGRMSFKGANPEIEKIMNRFMSPHPQKEDSLLQNEKYADVTATEVAQTLSLTKTISRKFSKQSLKRGFKRPAED, via the exons ATGGGCCCtcaaaggaaaaaattgcTCCTGTCTAAAAATCTTCTTGAAATGAAG TTtatgaaaagaacaaaagagaAGACTGAAAAGGAATtggaagatgaagaaagaCAAACAGCTTTTGCAAACGAAATAACCTCAGCTATGTTGTCACATGG gAGCAAATTTCTTATGGAATCAAGCTATGCTGCCTGTGAAAATCTTTCTTTTGGCAGAATGAGCTTCAAGGGTGCCAATCCAGAAATTGAAAAGATTATGAATAGATTTATGTCACCACATCCACAAAAAGAAGATTCTTTATTGCAGAATGAAAAATATGCTGATGTGACAGCTACTGAGGTTGCACAAACCCTTTCACTCACAAAGACTATTTCAAGAAAGTTTTCTAAACAATCTCTCAAGAGAGGTTTCAAAAGACCTGCTGAAGATTGA
- the LOC116920013 gene encoding ADP-ribosylation factor-related protein 1 has protein sequence MYHLLSGFYKYLFQLDEYYVLILGLDNAGKSTYLEAAKTHFTKNYKALNPNKITSTVGLNIGVIETDGCSLNFWDLGGQEELQSLWDKYYAESHAVIYVVDAFARDRIEESKAVFDKMIASELLKGIPLLVLANKQDLQDSMGVREVKPIFNQNAHLIGQRDCMVMPISALNGDGVDEGIKWLVQCIKRNSVVRPPRNQSDN, from the exons atgtatCATCTTTTATCAGGCTTTTACAAATACTTATTTCAGTTAGATGAATATTACGTTCTTATATTGGGTTTAGACAATGCTGGAAAATCG ACATATCTAGAGGCAGCCAAAACCCACTTCACGAAAAATTATAAAGCACTTAATCCCAATAAAATTACCTCAACAGTTGGATTAAACATAGGGGTCATCGAAACCGATGGCTGCAGTTTGAATTTCTGGGATTTAGGTGGTCAAGAGGAGTTGCAGTCCCTCTGGGACAAG TACTATGCTGAATCACATGCAGTAATCTATGTG GTTGATGCTTTTGCTCGTGACAGAATTGAAGAATCTAAGGCTGTGTTTG ATAAAATGATTGCAAGTGAGCTGTTAAAGGGCATCCCTTTGCTTGTCCTTGCAAACAAACAAGATCTTCAGGATAGTATGGGTGTACGTGAAGTGAAGCCCATATTTAACCAAAATGCCCATTTAATAGGTCAAAGGGATTGCATGGTGATGCCTATTTCTGCATTGAATGG GGATGGTGTGGATGAAGGAATCAAATGGCTGGTTCAGTGTATAAAACGTAATAGTGTTGTCCGACCGCCTAGGAATCAGAGTGATAATTAA
- the LOC116919992 gene encoding F-box only protein 25 — translation MPFYAKDWRSPGESWIKTEDGWEKLKVLETNRKRLISENGVFHRPADDDKENCALDNNQEGLDKTKGCLPPHCQITLKCTKEVAGFNGLSDALRRLDFRSAVHDHRRFPYTAKLLELLLSQHRITNLSGCAQKSVLNVLEEIAVQAQGSQQNVHVLVKLLTDLRTIVRGDSWWGTPLGSSQLWGKHVRTIDRIDAIASSIRHAESVPGNNGGEDKPKFEDLPEECVREILFRLADHRDLLSAAEACGVAQKLSAEQRLWKRLCRFHFSPVQISFALREIQKEREKPPLNMTLNKNNRSSRTPHPYLNSRRSPVRSHDSESSKPEELLDNASSTDTRGRVSSAFHEHLKRYRENLLGLQKEKQESNHLQSVGNANHVRLVSFQDVRNHFDQRGMLDNEPNSPQSTPRMNQLPPRRKNNEEDDGTSSNQTPLETDWEDVFHRARRLFGLREDYAEILHLCRNCRCLFWKTYGHPCIVDHQPTDNKSDEPSCNPETFYVPIPPQAFLKFFSL, via the exons ATGCCTTTTTATGCAAAAGACTGGCGTTCACCTGGCGAATCTTGGATCAAAACCGAAGATGGCTGGGAAAAGCTGAAAGTCTTGGAAACTAATCGAAAAAGATTAATTTCTGAGAATGGTGTTTTCCACAG GCCAGCAGAtgacgataaagaaaactgcGCACTGGATAACAACCAGGAAGGActcgataaaacaaaag GTTGCCTACCACCCCACTGTCAAATCACATTAAAATGCACAAAAGAG GTGGCTGGTTTCAACGGGTTGAGCGACGCCCTGCGTCGCCTGGATTTCCGCAGCGCCGTTCACGATCACAGAAGATTTCCTTACACAGCAAAGCTTCTCGAATTGTTGCTTTCCCAGCACAGGATTACCAATCTATCTGGCTGTGCTCAGAAATCTGTTCTTAACGTCCTGGAGGAAATTGCAGTTCAAG CCCAAGGAAGCCAGCAGAACGTGCATGTTCTAGTCAAATTACTAACCGATTTGCGTACAATTGTGCGCGGTGATTCGTGGTGGGGTACACCGTTGGGCTCTTCACAATTGTGGGGTAAACACGTTCGTACTATCGATCGTATAGACGCCATCGCTTCAAGCATTCGCCATGCTGAG TCGGTTCCTGGCAATAATGGAGGAGAGGACAAACCAAAATTCGAAGATTTGCCCGAAGAGTGCGTCAGAGAAATTCTATTTCGTTTGGCTGATCACAGGGACTTGCTGTCAGCTGCGGAGGCGTGCGGAGTAGCCCAGAAACTTAGCGCCGAGCAACGTTTGTGGAAGCGTCTTTGTCGCTTTCACTTCTCGCCCGTacaaattagttttgcactgAGAGAAATACAGAAAGAGCGAGAGAAACCTCCCTTGAACATGACATTGAATAAGAATAATCGTAGTAGTCGAACGCCTCATCCGTATCTCAACAGTAGGCGCAGCCCCGTCCGCAGTCATGATTCAGAATCTTCTAAACCGGAAGAG TTACTGGATAATGCTTCATCGACAGACACTCGGGGTCGTGTTTCCAGTGCTTTCCACGAGCATTTGAAACGCTACCGTGAAAATCTATTGGGTCTGCAAAAGGAGAAACAAGAGTCAAATCATCTGCAATCAGTCGGCAATGCTAATCATGTTCGATTGGTAAGCTTCCAGGACGTCAGGAACCATTTCGATCAACGAGGAATGCTTGATAATGAACCTAACAGCCCCCAGAGTACGCCCCGAATGAATCAGCTTCCGCCTAGGAGGAAAAATAACGAGGAAGATGATGGCACTTCTAGTAATCAGACTCCTTTGGAAACAGACTGGGAGGATGTCTTCCATCGTGCGCGCAG GTTATTTGGACTGCGTGAAGACTATGCCGAAATTCTCCATCTGTGCCGCAACTGCCGTTGCCTATTTTGGAAAACGTACGGACATCCATGCATAGTCGATCATCAGCCGACAGATAACAAGTCTGACGAACCCAGCTGCAACCCGGAAACTTTTTATGTGCCCATACCGCCTCAAGCTTTCCTcaaatttttctctctctaa
- the LOC116920015 gene encoding uncharacterized protein LOC116920015 — MSDTKLPNPNSEDVVEEELRRLHLPNETDVIPAEPLSKQEPSEELCEIWNRCLVTPPQSRVTSSPVFKTIASVYKTSSSKSRHSNTKPLLRKARLQIVKKSKYLRKPKLNFIKFKDQGTFIASDDTFSESDTRNQNSRVFQSSCSQQALNPCPEEDDTTIEELAAYLDCIVYIPRKMSQMAEMMYT, encoded by the exons ATGTCTGATACTAAGCTTCCAAACCCGAACTCTGAAGACGTTGTTGAAGAAGAGCTGAGAAGGTTACACCTACCAAACGAAACAGATGTTATTCCTGCCGAACCTCTGTCAAA GCAAGAACCTTCTGAGGAGTTGTGCGAAATATGGAATCGGTGCTTGGTAACGCCACCCCAAAGCCGTGTAACGTCGTCCCCTGTTTTTAAGACAATAGCCTCTGTGTACAAAACAAGCTCTTCAAAATCAAGACATTCAAATACTAAACCGTTGTTGAGGAAAGCCAGATTGCAAATTGTGAAGAAGTCGAAATACCTAAGGAAACCCAAGCTTAACTTCATAAAGTTCAAAGATCAAGGGACCTTCATTGCATCTGATGATACCTTCAGTGAAAGTGACACCAGGAATCAAAACTCACGTGTGTTTCAGTCATCATGTTCACAGCAAGCACTAAACCCCTGCCCAGAAGAGGATGACACCACCATAGAAGAGTTGGCAGCCTACCTTGATTGTATTGTTTACATCCCACGGAAAATGTCTCAGATGGCTGAGATGATGTACACATAG